A region of Wenzhouxiangella sp. XN24 DNA encodes the following proteins:
- a CDS encoding PAS domain S-box protein — translation MDTSDTMPATAPPEQSRRAQSKLAALLNATPDAVILIDGNGIIESFNPGAERIFGYSAKEIVGQNVAMLMPLPVRSGHDGYIQRYQRTGEARFMLAPREVEACRKDGSLFPAEVSVGQVDGAELSSFIGIIRDISERVAAEARLHQVEANLLTAQSLAHVGSFEGDWPASGANFWSDEFFRIAGLSPDQAPMSQADFVARFAHPDDRPHVEARLAEDASKSSGGGELEYRIIRPDGTIRHIQTIYQIVANPITGKRRIEGTILDQTFRRHAEEALRRERDRAQRYLDLVNVMIIAVNRAGRITLVNRKACELFGTPEHELIGKDFFAACQPPGFAGRSRILFEEALAGRESSFSLLEGPVLTRDGHTRRVFWRNQFLRDDTGSINGVLSAGEDVTEQRETEAQLRQAEEELRLIFRRAPVGMATLSAAHEIDGHYLTVNQALCNMLGYTESELLARSVRDVTPPDDIPDTLRQFRTLFGGADTVKYEKRFIHKNGSIVHALVHLSVILDHEGRPMLIISQILDRTDVVLAEMEARKQRERLAHVARLGTLGEMAAGIAHELNQPLAAIANYTQACQRLLAAGQMEADELGEVLGRVTGQARRAGDVIHRLRAFVRRHTPDRRHRDANELIVEILPLVEMDCRSHEVDLKLQFQSDLPRVQVDGIQLQQVLLNLTRNAVEAMNACEPESRRLVIRTEALSEDEVELAVEDAGPGVPDSLLEQLFEPFFTTKPEGMGLGLSLSRSIIEAHGGILRYDSGAELGSVFRIRLPTAPEEE, via the coding sequence ATGGATACTTCCGACACGATGCCGGCCACCGCCCCGCCCGAACAAAGCCGGCGCGCCCAGAGCAAGCTGGCGGCATTGCTGAACGCGACGCCCGATGCCGTGATCCTGATCGACGGCAACGGCATCATCGAGTCCTTCAACCCGGGCGCAGAACGGATCTTCGGCTACAGTGCGAAGGAAATCGTCGGCCAGAACGTCGCCATGCTGATGCCGTTGCCGGTCCGCTCCGGGCACGACGGCTATATCCAGCGCTACCAGCGGACCGGCGAGGCGCGCTTCATGCTGGCGCCGCGCGAGGTCGAGGCCTGTCGCAAGGACGGCTCGCTGTTTCCGGCCGAAGTCTCCGTGGGCCAGGTGGACGGCGCGGAATTGTCGAGCTTTATCGGCATCATCCGCGACATCAGCGAGCGGGTCGCCGCCGAGGCGCGGCTGCACCAGGTCGAAGCCAACCTCCTCACCGCCCAGTCGCTGGCACACGTGGGCAGCTTCGAAGGCGACTGGCCGGCCTCGGGCGCCAACTTCTGGTCCGACGAATTCTTCCGCATCGCGGGGCTCAGTCCCGACCAGGCCCCCATGAGCCAGGCGGACTTCGTCGCCCGCTTCGCGCATCCCGACGATCGCCCGCACGTCGAAGCACGCCTGGCGGAAGATGCATCAAAGTCCTCCGGCGGCGGGGAACTCGAGTACCGGATCATCCGGCCGGACGGGACCATCCGCCATATCCAGACGATCTACCAGATCGTCGCCAACCCGATCACCGGCAAGCGGCGGATCGAAGGCACGATACTCGACCAGACCTTCCGGCGGCACGCCGAGGAAGCGCTGCGGCGGGAGCGCGATCGCGCCCAGCGTTATCTCGACCTGGTGAACGTCATGATCATCGCCGTGAACCGTGCCGGGCGGATCACGCTGGTGAATCGCAAGGCCTGCGAGCTCTTCGGCACGCCGGAACACGAACTGATCGGCAAGGACTTTTTTGCCGCCTGCCAGCCGCCGGGTTTTGCCGGACGCTCGAGAATCCTCTTCGAGGAGGCGCTGGCCGGGCGCGAATCCAGTTTCAGCCTGCTGGAAGGCCCGGTCCTGACGCGCGACGGCCATACGCGACGGGTTTTCTGGCGAAACCAGTTCCTGCGCGATGACACCGGCTCCATCAACGGCGTGCTGAGCGCCGGCGAGGATGTCACTGAGCAGCGCGAGACCGAGGCCCAGCTCCGCCAGGCGGAGGAGGAACTGCGGCTGATTTTCCGCCGGGCCCCGGTCGGCATGGCGACGCTCTCGGCCGCGCACGAAATCGACGGGCATTACCTGACCGTGAACCAGGCGCTGTGCAACATGCTGGGCTACACGGAAAGCGAGCTGCTGGCCCGCTCGGTGCGCGACGTGACGCCGCCCGATGACATTCCCGATACGTTGCGCCAGTTCCGCACGCTGTTCGGCGGCGCCGATACCGTCAAGTACGAAAAGCGCTTCATCCACAAGAATGGCTCGATCGTCCACGCGCTCGTCCACCTCAGCGTCATCCTCGACCACGAGGGGCGCCCGATGCTCATCATCAGCCAGATCCTGGACCGCACCGACGTGGTGCTGGCCGAAATGGAGGCCCGCAAGCAGCGCGAACGGCTCGCCCACGTGGCGCGGCTCGGGACCCTCGGCGAGATGGCGGCGGGGATCGCGCATGAGCTCAATCAGCCGCTCGCCGCCATCGCGAACTACACGCAGGCCTGCCAGCGCCTGCTGGCGGCGGGGCAGATGGAAGCGGACGAACTCGGCGAGGTCCTGGGCCGGGTCACCGGGCAGGCGCGCCGCGCAGGCGACGTCATCCACCGGCTGCGCGCTTTCGTGCGCCGCCACACGCCCGACCGCAGGCACCGTGACGCCAACGAACTGATCGTCGAGATCCTGCCGCTGGTGGAAATGGACTGCCGCTCCCACGAGGTCGATCTGAAACTCCAGTTCCAGTCCGACCTGCCCAGGGTGCAGGTGGACGGCATCCAGCTCCAGCAGGTTCTCCTGAACCTGACGCGCAACGCCGTCGAGGCGATGAACGCCTGCGAGCCGGAGTCCCGGCGACTCGTCATCCGCACGGAGGCGCTCAGCGAAGACGAAGTGGAACTGGCGGTCGAAGATGCGGGCCCCGGCGTCCCCGACAGCCTGCTCGAACAGCTTTTCGAGCCGTTTTTCACCACGAAACCGGAAGGAATGGGGCTGGGGCTGTCGTTGAGCCGCTCGATCATAGAGGCACACGGCGGCATACTGAGATACGATTCGGGCGCCGAGCTCGGCAGTGTATTCAGGATCAGGCTCCCCACGGCCCCCGAGGAGGAATAA
- a CDS encoding response regulator translates to MSQSLRILLLADDPEVIRRVGQGLQREESGLIMIEGAESLATARRRLGADSYDLALVDLAMGLGDGLHLLSDLAGIAPDLPVVALGTAGSGPDAAACRALGAQDRIGPEAVESAGLVDRLHSAVARARADTVSRRRQQRVAASLGATGDLAWHYEQGGSEVWLAARNPADWQLPAPECAESLEAVRERVHPDDRELVLRQVAEHLATDQPWQLDARIKVGGGAYRWCTVRGRAQFDDKNRLLQAAGTLADAQRQQKRIRETEQGRRFLRAVFDSARVARAVLDSSAVIIDCNQAWTAFEEPACHAGRAFGPGRRFIEKSEDPEVFGDLDCTALRRGVRQVLGGVVDRFSIEYDAAGRRWRIAVNPLLNPGIAGAVVSHEDITQAQQATTELRAATAELEADFGALGGPMFRVAPDFEVLAANDHAEAFGRAPVRGRDVLKVLPRPDAEAVGDALAAIAAGGESAVRDVHAEDGRLMRWVVSPRRGAAGDGLGFVVYGVDCTDLAQREVAAEVAPTKVDDTENTRLAELLEAERQRYAELAETLDAERSGQEQLAATLEAERGSHEQLAQTLEDERGRHEELAQALQAERARYEELSKALQAERANYEELSKALEAERSRHEQLAETLEAERQKQDELAAALAAAEQVPARLRAELGDVRQGLRSHLDDIVQRVFEPLLNDSETGGRDARLDQDKDKAS, encoded by the coding sequence ATGTCCCAGTCCCTGCGCATACTGCTGCTTGCAGACGACCCGGAAGTCATCCGCCGGGTGGGCCAGGGCCTGCAGCGCGAGGAATCCGGGCTGATCATGATCGAAGGCGCCGAGAGCCTGGCCACTGCGCGCCGGCGTCTCGGGGCCGACAGCTATGATCTCGCGCTGGTGGATCTCGCCATGGGCCTGGGTGACGGCCTGCACTTGCTTTCCGACCTGGCCGGTATCGCCCCTGACCTGCCGGTGGTCGCGCTGGGCACGGCGGGTTCGGGGCCGGACGCCGCCGCCTGTCGCGCGCTCGGAGCCCAGGATCGAATCGGGCCCGAAGCCGTCGAATCGGCGGGACTCGTCGATCGGCTGCACAGCGCCGTGGCGCGCGCCCGCGCCGACACCGTCTCCCGTCGTCGCCAGCAGCGCGTGGCTGCCAGCCTGGGCGCGACGGGCGATCTCGCATGGCATTACGAACAGGGCGGGTCCGAGGTCTGGCTCGCCGCCAGGAACCCCGCGGACTGGCAGCTGCCGGCGCCGGAATGCGCCGAATCGCTGGAGGCCGTGCGGGAGCGGGTCCATCCTGATGACCGGGAACTGGTGCTGCGCCAGGTCGCCGAGCACCTGGCGACGGACCAGCCCTGGCAGCTGGACGCGCGCATCAAGGTGGGCGGGGGCGCCTATCGCTGGTGCACCGTGCGCGGCCGCGCGCAGTTCGACGACAAGAACCGCCTCCTGCAGGCGGCGGGCACGCTGGCCGACGCGCAGCGGCAACAGAAGCGGATCCGCGAGACCGAACAAGGCCGCCGTTTCCTGCGCGCGGTCTTCGATTCGGCCCGCGTGGCGCGCGCCGTGCTCGATTCCTCGGCCGTGATCATCGATTGCAACCAGGCCTGGACGGCATTCGAGGAACCCGCCTGTCACGCCGGCCGCGCTTTCGGTCCCGGCCGCCGTTTTATCGAGAAATCGGAAGATCCAGAGGTATTCGGCGACCTGGATTGCACCGCGTTGCGCCGTGGCGTGCGCCAGGTCCTCGGCGGCGTGGTGGATCGTTTCAGCATCGAGTACGACGCCGCGGGACGCCGCTGGCGGATCGCCGTGAACCCGCTGCTGAATCCCGGCATCGCCGGGGCGGTCGTCAGCCATGAAGACATCACCCAGGCGCAGCAGGCGACGACGGAACTGAGGGCCGCGACCGCCGAACTGGAGGCCGATTTCGGCGCCCTCGGTGGTCCGATGTTCCGGGTCGCGCCCGACTTCGAAGTCCTGGCGGCCAATGATCATGCGGAGGCATTCGGACGTGCGCCGGTGCGTGGGCGCGACGTGCTCAAGGTGTTGCCGCGCCCGGATGCGGAGGCCGTCGGTGATGCACTCGCGGCAATCGCGGCCGGCGGGGAATCGGCCGTCCGCGACGTCCATGCCGAGGACGGCCGGCTGATGCGCTGGGTCGTTTCGCCCCGGCGCGGCGCCGCCGGAGACGGGCTGGGCTTCGTGGTCTACGGCGTCGATTGCACGGACCTTGCGCAGCGTGAGGTCGCCGCGGAGGTCGCGCCCACCAAGGTGGACGACACGGAGAACACCCGGCTCGCCGAGTTGCTGGAGGCTGAGCGGCAACGGTATGCGGAGCTTGCGGAAACACTGGACGCGGAGCGCAGCGGGCAGGAACAATTGGCGGCGACGCTGGAAGCAGAGCGCGGCAGTCACGAACAACTGGCGCAGACGCTCGAGGACGAGCGCGGCAGGCACGAGGAATTGGCCCAGGCGCTGCAGGCTGAGCGCGCCAGGTACGAGGAATTGTCGAAAGCGCTGCAGGCCGAGCGCGCCAACTACGAGGAATTGTCGAAAGCGCTGGAGGCCGAGCGCAGCAGGCATGAGCAACTGGCCGAGACCCTCGAGGCAGAGCGTCAAAAGCAGGATGAGCTGGCGGCCGCTTTGGCGGCCGCGGAGCAGGTGCCGGCACGCTTGCGCGCCGAGCTGGGCGATGTCCGGCAGGGTTTGCGGTCGCACCTCGATGACATCGTGCAACGCGTGTTCGAGCCATTGCTGAATGATTCCGAGACCGGGGGGCGAGACGCCCGCCTGGACCAGGACAAAGACAAAGCGAGCTAA
- a CDS encoding response regulator: MAPVPESSAEAHQATICVVEGDARERDALVQLLSHLQHDVDAFDSAEALLAAIDEKQAQVLVTGLELPGMNGIELLRELRKQGRQVPTIVLAGESDVATAVDAIRAGAMDFIQKPVIERIVLRRVRDALAQPVA, encoded by the coding sequence ATGGCCCCAGTCCCTGAAAGCAGCGCTGAGGCACACCAGGCGACCATTTGTGTCGTGGAAGGCGATGCCCGAGAGCGGGACGCGCTGGTCCAACTGTTGAGCCACCTGCAGCATGACGTCGATGCCTTTGACTCGGCGGAAGCGCTGCTGGCTGCGATCGACGAGAAACAGGCGCAGGTCCTTGTGACCGGCCTCGAGCTGCCGGGCATGAACGGTATCGAGCTGCTTCGCGAACTGCGCAAGCAGGGACGCCAGGTGCCCACGATCGTGCTGGCCGGCGAATCCGACGTGGCCACCGCAGTGGACGCCATCCGGGCCGGGGCGATGGATTTCATCCAGAAACCGGTCATCGAGCGGATCGTGCTGCGGCGCGTGCGCGACGCCCTGGCCCAACCGGTGGCCTAG
- the fixJ gene encoding response regulator FixJ — MATSEATVFIVDDDEAVRDSLGLLLRSAGYRARCYGSAKDFLKAFDPRDYGCLVLDIRMPGMTGLELQKHLTEIGCTIPIVFITGHGDIPMAVEAVRLGAVDFLQKPFRDQELVDRINDAMKQAAQQREGQLERLEILDRVDSLTAREKQVMGQVVLGKANKVIAGDLGVSQRTVEIHRARVMEKMQANSLAHLVRMVMVAENQPGA, encoded by the coding sequence ATGGCGACAAGCGAGGCCACAGTATTCATCGTTGACGACGACGAGGCAGTCCGCGACTCCCTGGGGCTGCTGCTGCGCTCCGCCGGCTACCGGGCGCGTTGCTACGGCAGCGCCAAGGACTTCCTGAAGGCCTTCGACCCCCGCGACTACGGTTGCCTGGTGCTGGATATCCGCATGCCCGGCATGACGGGCCTGGAACTCCAGAAACACCTCACCGAGATCGGCTGCACGATTCCGATCGTGTTCATCACCGGCCACGGCGATATCCCGATGGCCGTGGAGGCGGTGCGGCTCGGCGCCGTGGACTTCCTGCAGAAGCCCTTCCGCGACCAGGAGCTGGTGGACCGGATCAACGACGCGATGAAGCAGGCCGCGCAGCAGCGCGAAGGCCAGCTCGAGCGGCTCGAGATCCTCGATCGCGTGGACAGCCTGACCGCGCGTGAAAAGCAGGTGATGGGCCAGGTCGTCCTCGGCAAGGCCAACAAGGTCATCGCCGGCGACCTCGGCGTGAGCCAGCGCACGGTGGAGATCCACCGCGCCCGCGTGATGGAAAAAATGCAGGCCAACTCCCTGGCCCACCTCGTCCGGATGGTCATGGTGGCGGAGAATCAGCCAGGCGCCTGA
- a CDS encoding L-dopachrome tautomerase-related protein, protein MRTLLKLIVFVILVGVLALGGLRLYFGGGAPYPALVGSPIVAEGGLETVLSHPEPIGNVAVSAAGRVFFTVHPEGQPTGPTLLEWRNGRAEPYPAADLNEALLETPLGLVVDRFERLWVIDSGTHGLGRPRIVAIDLTTDRVVHEHVFSREVAPRGSFLQDLQVDPAGRMIYIADTSFWRKSPALLVYDSATRRTRRVLEAHASTLPQDWTIRTPIREMKFLGGAVTMKPGLDGIAVDPTGQWLVFGAMAHDTMYRIPTSALADEALSDSDLAQRLEALGKKPLSDGLSADLSGNVYITDVEHGAVLRMAPGGGLTTIVRSPRIRWADGLSFGPDGWLYLADSALPQVVLRPRGHIREHGPYHVYRFRPGTTGVPGH, encoded by the coding sequence ATGCGAACCCTACTCAAACTCATTGTTTTCGTGATTCTCGTCGGCGTGCTGGCGCTCGGCGGACTGCGCCTGTATTTCGGCGGCGGCGCACCGTATCCCGCGCTGGTAGGTTCGCCGATCGTCGCCGAAGGCGGCCTCGAGACGGTGTTGTCTCATCCGGAACCCATCGGCAACGTCGCCGTCAGCGCCGCTGGAAGGGTGTTTTTCACCGTCCACCCCGAGGGACAACCGACCGGGCCGACGCTGCTCGAATGGCGCAACGGCCGGGCGGAACCCTATCCCGCGGCGGATCTCAACGAAGCCCTGCTGGAAACTCCCCTGGGCCTCGTGGTCGATCGCTTCGAGCGCCTCTGGGTCATCGATTCGGGAACCCACGGCCTGGGCCGACCAAGAATCGTCGCGATCGATCTCACGACCGATAGGGTCGTGCATGAACACGTGTTCTCGCGAGAGGTCGCCCCCCGCGGCTCGTTCCTGCAGGACCTGCAGGTCGATCCGGCGGGACGCATGATCTACATCGCCGACACGAGCTTCTGGCGCAAGTCGCCGGCCCTGCTCGTGTACGACAGCGCGACGCGGCGCACGCGTCGCGTGCTGGAAGCGCACGCATCGACCCTCCCGCAGGACTGGACCATCCGCACGCCCATCCGCGAGATGAAGTTCCTCGGCGGCGCAGTGACGATGAAACCCGGACTGGACGGAATCGCGGTGGATCCGACCGGGCAATGGCTGGTGTTCGGCGCCATGGCGCACGACACGATGTACCGGATCCCGACCAGTGCGCTGGCAGATGAAGCACTGTCCGACAGTGACCTCGCCCAACGGCTCGAAGCCCTCGGCAAGAAGCCGTTGAGCGACGGCTTGTCCGCGGATCTGTCGGGGAACGTCTACATCACGGACGTGGAACACGGCGCCGTATTGCGCATGGCGCCCGGCGGCGGCCTCACGACCATCGTGCGCTCGCCGCGAATCCGCTGGGCCGACGGCCTTTCATTCGGCCCGGACGGCTGGCTGTATCTGGCCGACAGCGCACTGCCCCAGGTCGTGCTGCGCCCGCGCGGACACATCCGCGAACATGGCCCGTATCACGTGTACCGGTTCCGGCCGGGCACGACGGGTGTGCCCGGGCACTGA
- a CDS encoding universal stress protein gives MSNFGRILVGVDPRATSLAAAQVGARLAGQLGAALELFSPVYNPHVSLAHFATRESMEHARDSLCARNVERLLAAAPELGFAGHVEAHAVWDHPFEEALIRRVLERAANLLVVALPGQDDPRGGALSAAHWQLVRHCPSPVLLTHGKPWRDSPVIVASIDPTQRHGRREELDAGILRLAGQFAAGAGGTLHAFHAWQRKLRAFVGEAEHPLMPDFADPETEQRHREAVYAALAAVDASPARVALVEGRPEIELPEYCSETAADLVVMGAIARNPFGRVFIGSTAERVLDRLPCDLLVVKPDDFQTAIPRERWPRDDGATILGVPGI, from the coding sequence ATGAGCAACTTCGGACGAATCCTGGTGGGTGTCGATCCGCGCGCCACATCGCTGGCCGCGGCACAGGTCGGCGCACGCCTCGCCGGGCAACTCGGCGCCGCGCTGGAGTTGTTCAGTCCCGTCTACAATCCCCACGTGTCGCTGGCGCATTTCGCGACCCGGGAAAGCATGGAGCATGCGCGCGACTCGCTCTGCGCGCGGAATGTCGAGCGTTTGCTGGCCGCCGCGCCGGAACTCGGCTTCGCCGGCCACGTCGAGGCGCACGCCGTCTGGGACCACCCGTTCGAGGAAGCCCTGATTCGCCGCGTACTGGAGCGCGCCGCGAACCTGCTGGTCGTCGCGCTGCCGGGACAGGACGATCCCCGTGGCGGGGCACTGTCCGCGGCCCACTGGCAACTGGTGCGTCATTGTCCCTCGCCGGTGTTGCTCACGCACGGGAAGCCGTGGCGCGATTCTCCCGTGATCGTCGCGTCGATCGACCCGACGCAGCGCCATGGCCGCCGGGAGGAGCTCGACGCCGGCATCCTGCGGCTTGCCGGCCAGTTCGCTGCAGGTGCCGGTGGCACGTTGCACGCTTTTCACGCCTGGCAGCGGAAACTCCGCGCCTTCGTCGGCGAGGCCGAGCACCCGCTGATGCCGGACTTTGCCGACCCCGAGACGGAGCAAAGGCACCGGGAAGCCGTCTACGCGGCGCTCGCCGCGGTCGATGCCTCACCCGCACGGGTCGCCCTCGTCGAAGGCCGACCGGAGATCGAGCTGCCGGAATACTGTAGCGAGACGGCCGCGGACCTGGTCGTGATGGGGGCCATCGCGCGCAATCCCTTCGGCCGCGTATTCATCGGCAGCACGGCCGAGCGCGTCCTGGACCGGCTACCTTGCGACTTGCTGGTGGTCAAGCCGGACGACTTCCAGACAGCAATCCCGCGGGAACGCTGGCCGCGGGACGACGGGGCGACTATCCTCGGCGTGCCCGGGATCTGA
- a CDS encoding EAL domain-containing protein produces the protein MHETIQLRRLLIVGNDDFALQPVEEAATAYGLLARRIPGGDGIADAVAGFGPDAVVLDPAVLDDPVNEILPAVAASGAFLLLLGGPDDRAVRAARSMAEQQGLAVAGILAKPVSQEGLEVALRALAGELEFTAEDISAAVMRGEIGAWYQLQLMRSESGWRADGAEALARWEHPQHGMVLPDAFLPVAEAEGQIAAITDCVLLSSVQQLGVWHRADMPLRVGVNLSPALVTDPDFPERLRRLVLEYDVPARSLVLEIPEPGLALAPGGFLGMLARLRIHGFGLALEHFGSGNSSLTDLYRTPFSEIKIDRRLVANLDDDEDARRLVRGIILLAHELGLETTAEAVETSETLEFLHAAGCDRVQGFVISRPMPATEFQAVVGHWL, from the coding sequence GTGCACGAAACCATTCAACTCCGGCGGCTCCTGATCGTCGGCAACGACGATTTCGCCCTGCAACCGGTCGAGGAGGCCGCCACGGCCTATGGCCTGCTCGCGCGGCGTATTCCGGGTGGCGACGGGATCGCGGATGCGGTGGCCGGTTTCGGCCCGGATGCCGTCGTGCTCGATCCGGCCGTGCTGGATGATCCCGTAAACGAGATCCTGCCGGCGGTCGCGGCCTCGGGCGCTTTCCTGCTGTTGCTGGGCGGCCCGGACGATCGCGCGGTTCGTGCAGCGCGGAGCATGGCCGAGCAGCAGGGCCTGGCCGTGGCGGGGATTCTTGCGAAGCCCGTGTCGCAGGAAGGCCTGGAAGTGGCCCTGCGGGCGCTTGCCGGTGAACTCGAGTTCACCGCCGAGGACATCAGCGCGGCCGTCATGCGGGGCGAGATCGGCGCGTGGTACCAGCTGCAGCTGATGCGCAGCGAGTCCGGCTGGCGCGCGGATGGCGCGGAGGCGCTGGCGCGGTGGGAGCATCCGCAGCACGGCATGGTGCTGCCCGATGCATTCCTGCCCGTGGCGGAGGCCGAAGGCCAGATCGCTGCAATCACGGATTGCGTGCTGCTCAGTTCGGTGCAGCAGCTGGGTGTCTGGCATCGCGCCGACATGCCCCTGCGCGTGGGGGTCAACCTGTCGCCGGCCCTCGTGACGGACCCGGATTTCCCCGAGCGGCTGCGCCGGCTGGTGCTGGAGTACGACGTGCCCGCCCGTTCCCTGGTGCTGGAGATTCCGGAGCCGGGGCTCGCGCTCGCGCCCGGGGGCTTCCTCGGCATGCTCGCCCGGCTTCGCATCCACGGTTTCGGCCTGGCGCTCGAGCATTTCGGCAGCGGCAACTCGTCCCTGACCGACCTGTACAGGACGCCGTTCAGCGAGATCAAGATCGACCGGCGGCTCGTAGCCAATCTCGACGACGACGAGGATGCGCGCAGGCTGGTGCGCGGCATCATCCTGCTGGCGCACGAACTCGGCCTCGAGACGACCGCCGAGGCCGTCGAAACCAGCGAGACGCTGGAGTTCCTGCATGCCGCCGGCTGCGACAGGGTGCAGGGTTTCGTCATCAGTCGCCCGATGCCGGCGACCGAGTTCCAGGCGGTGGTCGGTCACTGGCTCTGA
- a CDS encoding M48 family metallopeptidase, with protein sequence MKKLFVTCLLVVVLAACATSPTGRRQLMLVSPDQAIASSRAAYTQQMQAFDEKGLIKAEGEIVERVNRITGRVVAQAIAQYPNTADWDWSIEVIDDPETVNAWAMAGGRMAIYTGLIEQTDATDDEIAQVIGHEIAHALAHHTAERMSVVMASQMGVLAAGIATGDQRVMTGAAAAALLAINLPNSRAAEVEADRIGIELAARAGYDPDAAASLWRKMAEAGGAGPPEFLSTHPSPGNRQETLARLADQMMPYYEAPGERPVYPIRPGDY encoded by the coding sequence GTGAAAAAACTGTTCGTGACCTGCCTGCTGGTCGTCGTCCTCGCGGCGTGCGCCACGAGCCCGACCGGCCGGCGCCAGTTGATGCTGGTCTCGCCAGACCAGGCGATCGCTTCCTCCCGCGCGGCTTACACGCAGCAGATGCAGGCTTTCGACGAGAAGGGCCTGATCAAGGCCGAAGGCGAGATCGTCGAGCGGGTCAACCGGATCACCGGCCGCGTCGTGGCGCAGGCCATAGCGCAGTATCCGAACACCGCCGACTGGGACTGGAGTATCGAGGTCATCGACGACCCCGAGACCGTCAATGCCTGGGCCATGGCCGGGGGGCGGATGGCCATCTACACCGGGCTCATCGAGCAGACCGACGCGACCGACGACGAGATCGCTCAGGTCATCGGCCACGAGATCGCGCATGCGCTCGCACATCACACCGCGGAGCGCATGTCGGTGGTCATGGCCAGCCAGATGGGCGTGCTTGCGGCCGGAATCGCGACCGGCGACCAGCGCGTCATGACCGGCGCGGCCGCCGCCGCGTTGCTGGCCATCAACCTGCCCAACAGCCGGGCGGCGGAAGTCGAGGCCGACAGGATCGGCATCGAACTGGCCGCGCGGGCGGGATATGACCCCGATGCAGCCGCTTCCCTGTGGCGGAAGATGGCCGAGGCGGGCGGCGCCGGTCCGCCGGAATTTCTCAGCACCCATCCGTCGCCCGGTAACCGCCAGGAAACGCTGGCGCGCCTTGCTGACCAGATGATGCCGTATTACGAGGCGCCCGGAGAGCGCCCGGTCTACCCCATCCGCCCGGGCGATTATTGA